In Ipomoea triloba cultivar NCNSP0323 chromosome 7, ASM357664v1, a single genomic region encodes these proteins:
- the LOC116026060 gene encoding protein PLASTID REDOX INSENSITIVE 2, chloroplastic-like: MASPISTVVSPLLLPSSSSSSVNRVSASSPLLLSSSSSSSVNRISASSSFKCLLRRKPINVSSSRSRNRKPYRLVCRAAEYKFPDPIPEFAEAETDKFRNHLLERLPRKKDIYGDSIEEIVCICSEILNNFLHTEYGGPGTLLVTPFIDMADTIADRELPGAPQAARTAVKWAQKHVDNDWKAWNSSKSC; the protein is encoded by the exons ATGGCTTCGCCTATATCAACCGTCGTCTCGCCATTACTActcccatcttcttcttcttcttcagtgaATAGAGTTTCAGCTTCTTCGCCATTACTActctcatcttcttcttcttcttcagtgaATAGGATTTCAGCTTCTTCTTCGTTCAAATGCTTGCTTCGTCGGAAACCGATAAACGTCTCGTCGTCGCGGAGCAGAAATCGGAAACCCTACAGGCTGGTTTGCAGGGCGGCGGAGTACAAATTCCCCGATCCGATTCCTGAGTTCGCCGAAGCT GAAACAGACAAGTTCAGGAATCATCTCCTTGAGAGGCTGCCTAGGAAGAAGGACATCTATGGAGATTCAATAGAAGAAATTGTTTGTATCTGCTCTGAG ATCCTAAACAACTTCTTGCACACGGAGTATGGTGGTCCTGGAACGCTCTTGGTCACCCCGTTCATTGACATGGCTGATACCATAGCTGATAGGGAGTTGCCCGGGGCACCACAAGCTGCACGCACAGCAGTTAAATGGGCACAGAAGCATGTCGATAATGATTGGAAAGCATGGAATAGCAGCAAGAGCTGTTGA
- the LOC116025756 gene encoding DEAD-box ATP-dependent RNA helicase 22, with protein sequence MSFQHSFSVLRLCTLSPSTPKLLSFRTCSIAKLQLFRIRAFGTASVAAEKNGGDTFFAEDNVSWTSLGVSERLSRSLSSIGLHRPSLVQAACIPSILSGADVVVAAETGSGKTHGYLVPLIDKVCQSSGISGEGVVGREANKSRQLSLVLCPNVMLCEQVVRMANCLRNDGGEPVLRVAAVCGRQTWPVKEPDIMVSTPAAILNYLSTIEAEDHGRSDFIRCVKHVVFDEADMLLCGSFQNQVIRLLNMLRFDEKQLSRLRNSEAEIVTGSIPDSPLGSDQEDNRDLLADFSKEVDDTEDDACVMDSEVDSKVAKRTDWRRVRKTYKRSKQYIFVAATLPVNGKKTAGAVLKRMFPDASWVSGNYLHCHNPRLEQKWIEVTIDTQVDALISAVRNGIQSALNDGSGILRTMVFANTVDAVEAVAKVLTGAGIECFCYHSNSSLEERTKNLISFQQEGGVFVCTDAAARGLDVPNVSHVIQAEFATSAVDFLHRVGRTARAGQPGLVTSLYNESNRDLVATVRLAEKRGQPVEKAFSRKRSFRNKLKKRGFSNMNDVESVEENVLA encoded by the exons ATGAGTTTTCAGCACTCCTTTTCGGTGCTTAGGCTATGCACGCTCTCACCTTCTACGCCTAAGCTTCTATCATTCAGAACTTGTAGCATCGCAAAGCTGCAGTTGTTTAGGATAAGAGCATTTGGAACAGCCTCCGTCGCCGCCGAGAAGAATGGCGGCGACACCTTCTTCGCCGAGGATAACGTTTCCTGGACGTCGCTCGGCGTTTCGGAACGCCTGTCCCGATCGCTCTCCAGTATTGGCCTTCATAGGCCCTCTCTGGTTCAG GCTGCTTGCATACCAAGTATACTTTCTGGAGCTGATGTGGTGGTTGCTGCAGAGACTGGTAGTGGCAAAACCCATGGGTACCTGGTTCCCTTGATTGATAAGGTATGCCAAAGTTCTGGTATATCGGGGGAAGGTGTTGTTGGCCGGGAAGCAAACAAGTCCCGCCAACTTTCTCTTGTTCTCTGTCCAAATGTCATGTTGTGTGAGCAAGTGGTTCGAATGGCTAATTGTCTTCGTAATGATGGTGGCGAACCTGTCCTCAGGGTTGCTGCTGTTTGTGGCCGACAG ACATGGCCAGTGAAAGAACCAGATATAATGGTGTCAACACCAGCTGCAATTTTGAATTATCTTTCTACAATTGAAGCTGAGGATCATGGCCGATCTGACTTTATACGTTGTGTGAAACATGTG GTTTTTGATGAGGCAGACATGCTCCTTTGTGGCAGTTTCCAAAACCAAGTTATTCGGCTCTTGAATATGCTTCGTTTTGATGAAAAGCAGTTGTCCCGCTTAAGAAATTCTGAAGCTGAGATAGTGACGGGCTCAATTCCTGATTCTCCTCTCGGTTCTGATCAGGAGGACAACAGGGACCTACTAGCAGATTTCAGCAAAGAAGTAGATGATACTGAAGATGATGCTTGTGTAATGGACTCAGAAGTTGATAGCAAGGTTGCAAAGAGAACAGATTGGCGAAGAGTGAGAAAAACATACAAGCGAAGTAAGCAGTACATTTTTGTTGCAGCCACGCTTCCTGTGAATGGAAAGAAAACTGCTGGAGCGGTGTTAAAACGGATGTTTCCTGACGCAAGCTGGGTCAGTGGAAACTACCTCCATTGCCACAACCCAAG GTTGGAGCAGAAGTGGATTGAAGTTACAATTGACACTCAGGTGGACGCTTTAATAAGTGCTGTGAGAAATGGAATCCAGTCCGCATTAAATGATGGGTCTGGAATACTTCGAACAATGGTGTTTGCAAACACTGTTGATGCAGTGGAAGCTGTTGCTAAAGTCTTGACGGGAGCTGGGATTGAATGTTTCTGCTACCACAGTAATAGCTCGTTGGAGGAGCgaacaaaaaatttaatcagTTTCCAGCAGGAAGGGGGCGTTTTTGTGTGCACCGATGCTGCTGCACGTGGTCTTGATGTCCCAAATGTTTCACATGTTATTCAG gCGGAATTCGCTACATCTGCTGTAGATTTTTTGCATAGGGTTGGCCGTACAGCAAGAGCAGGTCAACCTGGGCTTGTTACAAGTCTGTATAATGAATCGAACAGGGATCTCGTTGCCACTGTTCGTCTAGCTGAAAAGCGGGGTCAACCTGTG GAGAAGGCATTTAGTCGAAAGAGGAGCTTCCGAAACAAGCTCAAGAAGAGAG GTTTTAGCAACATGAATGATGTAGAATCCGTCGAAGAGAATGTTCTTGCATAg
- the LOC116025757 gene encoding snakin-2-like, whose protein sequence is MSPRLLLLLSFFLFCCLSQQVLSDVELEDHQTHQVVKGPNRRLLPFVDCGGLCKNRCSVHSRPNVCTRACGTCCVRCKCVPPGTSGNREACGKCYTDMTTHGNRLKCP, encoded by the exons atgtctCCACGCTTGCTGCTCCTGCTATCTTTCTTCCTCTTCTGCTGCCTTTCTCAGCAG GTTTTGTCGGATGTTGAACTTGAAGACCACCAAACTCATCAG GTGGTGAAAGGTCCCAACAGAAGGCTCTTGCCTTTCGTAG ACTGTGGGGGATTGTGCAAGAACAGGTGCAGTGTGCATTCAAGGCCAAATGTATGCACCAGAGCGTGTGGAACTTGCTGTGTGAGATGCAAATGTGTTCCACCTGGCACTTCTGGCAACAGAGAAGCCTGTGGCAAATGCTACACTGACATGACCACCCATGGCAACAGGCTCAAATGCCCTTGA